The sequence CAAAAAGTACGCAATACAATTTCGGGTAACTGTGTTGCGCTAAGTGTTTCGGATACAGGAACGGGCATGGATGAAAACACCCTTCAGAGAATATTTGATCCGTTCTTTACAACAAAAGAAAAAGGAAAGGGGACAGGATTGGGTTTGTCGGTTGTCTATGGGGTGATCGAATCGCACAAAGGATACATCGATGTCGATAGCAAAATAGGGCATGGAACAACATTCACATTGTATCTTCCACTTGCTGAGGACGAGCAATTATCGTTACCATCGGAAGACTCTAGCAGCATTCAAATCCGCGGCGGCACGGAGACAATTCTTGTTGTTGAAGATGAAGAAATGTTGATTTCCATGGTAAAAATTCTTCTTGAATCCGAAGGGTATACCGTTATGGAAGCCCATAATGGAGAAGAAGCGGTGAACATATTCCGGGAACACAAGGATACGATAGATCTTGTGTTAACGGATATGGGACTTCCGAAACTTTCTGGTTTTGATGAATTTATGGCAATGAAAAACATTAAACCCGGTGTAAAAATTGTTTTTGCAAGCGGTTTTTTTGATCCGGCGGTTAAAACGGAATTAGATAAGAACGGAGCGAAAGCATTTATTCAAAAGCCATACGATCGTATTGAGGTTTTAAAAGCACTCCGGCAATTGTTGGATTAAATGCTATATATCCTTACTATTGGCAAATGGTCTTTTGTGCTGGGCGGATGTATCAATGTATAATTAGAAAACATTTTTCAAACGCACAAAACAATGTTGTATTTCGTGAAATGGAAAATCGAAGACCACACAAATAATCATTTACAGCAAGGGTCTGATGATGACAAAACCATTGACAGCAATAATCACAATCAACATCAATGCCGATTCGGAGGTAGTCTGGAAAGCGTTAACCGATCCCGAATTGATCAAACAATATTTTTTCGGTACGCAGGTTGAAACAGACTGGAAAAAAGGAAGTCCTATCTACTTCCACGGTGAATGGGAAGGGAAGAAATATGAGGATAAAGGTACCATTCTCGATATCCAACCGGGAAAATTTATAAAGTATAATTATTGGAGCTCAATGTCCGGAACTCCGGATATTCCTGATAATTATGCGAACATCAGCTACGAATTGATATCGAAAAATAATATTACCACCCTCACCATTATACAAGATGGTATCAAAACGGAAGCAAACAAAACCCATAGCGAACAAAATTGGCTTACGGTCATGGGTGGAATGAAAAAATTAGTGGAAACAAAATAGGTGTTCACTGGAATATAACAATACGTTGAGTTTCGAATTTTTGTAAAAAAAACTACGCATGGCAAACAAAGATAAACGGATCGATACATACATCGCTTCCTCTCAACCTTTCGCACGTCCAATCTTAAAACATTTGC is a genomic window of Bacteroidota bacterium containing:
- a CDS encoding SRPBCC family protein; this translates as MMTKPLTAIITININADSEVVWKALTDPELIKQYFFGTQVETDWKKGSPIYFHGEWEGKKYEDKGTILDIQPGKFIKYNYWSSMSGTPDIPDNYANISYELISKNNITTLTIIQDGIKTEANKTHSEQNWLTVMGGMKKLVETK